The following coding sequences are from one Candidatus Zixiibacteriota bacterium window:
- a CDS encoding T9SS type A sorting domain-containing protein, with product DCQVTFHTVSSLPFDIKIAKIHNQLQGQHAYVPVLKTEGTEEIWGFDFLIAYDASALNFMGALKGDLFDIPGAYEWEYFTYRFGPFGNCGSACPSGMLRVTAIADQNDGPHSPKDKMVPNDGPEPEIDGFVLFMLDFLVSNDRTLECQFVPVRFFWFDCGDNTIAYWPATNDSFDIETAISDQVFEFGDPPFEITDLDALFPTWGGAPNSCMNPLPNKPDPIRFIDFYNGGVDIICADSIDARGDVNLNGIANEIGDAVVFTNYFIAGLAAFQVNIDGQIAATDVNADGIVLSVADLVYLIRVIIGDALPYAKLNPYAMTANFSHDGSVVTVDSELGAALFTFAGDVNVTLAEGAAGMEIKTGLVNGNTNVLVYSFEKGKTFSGNILNAEGSLVKVEAVDYFGNTYKVGLLPTAFSVSNYPNPFNAQTVIRLELPKASDYSVTIYNVAGQKVHGWNGHSEAGVLELNWTANVASGIYFYKAEAGANSVTKKMVLLK from the coding sequence GATTGTCAGGTGACTTTCCATACCGTGTCATCGCTGCCGTTTGACATTAAGATTGCGAAGATTCACAACCAGCTTCAGGGCCAGCATGCTTATGTGCCAGTCCTCAAGACCGAAGGCACTGAAGAGATCTGGGGCTTCGATTTCTTAATTGCCTACGATGCTTCCGCTCTCAATTTCATGGGTGCTCTCAAGGGCGACCTCTTTGATATTCCCGGCGCTTATGAATGGGAGTATTTCACCTATCGTTTTGGTCCCTTCGGTAACTGCGGCTCCGCTTGCCCCAGTGGCATGCTTCGTGTAACCGCTATCGCCGACCAGAATGATGGTCCGCATAGTCCGAAAGACAAGATGGTTCCGAACGACGGTCCCGAGCCGGAAATCGACGGCTTCGTACTGTTCATGCTTGACTTCCTTGTCTCCAACGACCGGACTTTGGAATGCCAGTTTGTACCGGTTCGGTTCTTCTGGTTTGACTGCGGCGATAACACTATCGCTTATTGGCCGGCTACCAATGACAGTTTCGACATCGAGACTGCTATTTCCGACCAGGTGTTCGAATTCGGCGACCCGCCGTTTGAGATTACTGACCTCGATGCTCTGTTCCCGACCTGGGGCGGCGCTCCGAATTCCTGCATGAATCCACTTCCGAATAAGCCGGATCCGATTCGCTTCATCGACTTCTACAACGGTGGCGTGGATATCATCTGCGCCGACTCCATTGACGCCCGTGGCGACGTCAACCTGAACGGTATTGCGAATGAAATTGGTGACGCGGTTGTGTTCACCAACTACTTCATCGCCGGCCTGGCTGCGTTCCAGGTTAATATCGACGGTCAGATTGCCGCTACCGATGTCAACGCTGACGGTATCGTTCTGTCAGTGGCCGACCTGGTTTATCTCATCCGTGTCATCATTGGCGACGCTCTCCCGTATGCCAAGCTGAATCCGTATGCCATGACCGCCAACTTCAGCCATGACGGCTCGGTTGTCACCGTGGATTCGGAACTCGGCGCGGCTCTCTTCACCTTCGCCGGTGACGTCAACGTGACCCTCGCTGAGGGCGCGGCCGGAATGGAGATCAAGACCGGTCTGGTTAACGGCAACACCAACGTTCTGGTTTATTCCTTCGAGAAGGGCAAGACCTTCTCCGGCAATATCCTGAACGCCGAAGGTTCTCTGGTTAAGGTTGAGGCGGTGGATTACTTTGGTAACACCTACAAAGTTGGCTTGTTGCCGACCGCGTTCAGTGTTTCCAACTATCCGAACCCGTTCAACGCTCAGACTGTGATTCGTCTCGAACTGCCCAAGGCTTCCGACTATAGCGTGACGATTTACAACGTCGCCGGTCAGAAAGTCCATGGCTGGAACGGTCACAGCGAAGCTGGCGTCCTCGAAC